A segment of the Actinomyces sp. oral taxon 171 str. F0337 genome:
ACGTTTGCCCCGGACTCGGCGGATCTGGCTGCGGCGGCCGAGGCTCAGCTGCAGACCGTGGCAGGTCAGATCGCCCAGTATCCCGATGGTGGGACGCTGACCATCGTGGGGCATACTGACGACGTCCAGGATGACGCCTACAACCAGGCCCTCTCCGAGAAGCGTGCCAACACGGTCAAGACTCGTCTGGGGCAGCTCACCGGCCTGGACAAGTGGAACCCCTCCGTCGCTGGTAAGGGCGAGTCCGAGCCCCGTGTCTCCGGCACTACTGACGAGGCGCGGGCCGCCAACCGACGCGTGGAGATCACCCTTACCCCCACGGGCGGCACTGGTAGCAGCACGAAGCGCGGCGGATTAGGGAACGGCGCTGGCAGTGCGACGCCGTCGGCCCAGGCCTCGTCTGGTGGTGCCTCCCTGCCTGAGGCCAAAGGGCCTGTCGGCAAGGGGACGGAGGGTGTCACTGTCAAAAGATCTGATGGCAGTGGCTGGCTGACGATCAGCCTGGACCACGTCACCCGTGCCGGCGGCTACCTCCTGGGGGAGGTGAAGGTCGTGGCCGTTGATGGCGACACCTCGGCGTCGGACTGGTTCCACGACATCGACTCCGGGGGTATCTTCTCCAACTCCCGCAACGAGGACTCGGCCTCAGTCCAGTACACCCTCTCCAGTGCGTGTGACGGCCTCGCGGTGGTCGCAGGGGGCATGCAGATCCTTCCGGCGGACTACGTGCCCGGCGGGAAGGACACGCACTGGCCACTGGCCGAATTCAACCTCGCCGAGAAGCTTCAGGCCGGTACCGCCATGACCGTCGCCGTCGTCTGGCCAGATCCCGGTGGCGATACCATCACCGTTGACCACCAGAGCATCAAGAAGGGCAACGGCTCCTACGCCTACCGCCTCACCGACATCCCCGTCAAGGACAGCTGAACCGGAGCCAGCCCGTGGCCGGGGCTAAGCCACTCGGGTGTGGCCGGCCAGGGCCTGCAGACGTTCACGGGCACCGTCCCGGCGCAGAGCGTCCAGCTCCTCGACGAAGGCGCGTCGGAAGCGCTCATCTGTCGCCAGGTCCCCGAAGACGCCCTCATGGGAGATGAAGGCGGTCTCATGGCCGGCTTTCTGAGCCGCCGCCAGGGGCAGGAGCTCTTCGGCCAGCGGGTCGTCGATGACGATCTCCTCGCCGTTCTCGTCAACGCCCTCCTCACCCAGTGCCCAGGCGGCCACCATCGCAGCCCCCAGCCGGATCGGCCCGCCGGCAGTCAGGTTGTCGCGCACCGTGCCCAGGACGAACTTCGGCATCCGGCTGGAGGCGTCCTGCGCCAGTCTGAAGAGCGTGTCCGCAATTGCCTCGTTGGTGAAGCGCCAGAAGAGCGTGTCCACATACTCGTCCAGGTCGATCCCCGGCACCGAGCGCAGGGTGGCCCGCGCCTCGCGCTCAAGATAGGCCCTCACCCAGGTGGCGATGTCCGCATCGGCCGCGGCCTCGTGCGCGTACTCCATCCCCAGCAGCCGCCCCCAGTGGGCCAGCCCCTGGTGGGAGGCGTTGAGCAGGCGCAGCTTCATGAGCTCGTAGGGGACGACGTCGTCGACCATCTGCACCCCGACCTCCTCCCACGGGGGCCGACCGGCGGGGAAGTCGTCCTCGATCACCCACTGGGTGAAGGGCTCGCAGACCACCGGCCAGGCGTCCTCGATGTCGAGTCCGCGTCGCAGCTCGTCGATGTCCGCCAGCGTGGTCTGCGGGGTGATCCGGTCGACCATGCAGCTGGGGAAGGCGACGCTCCCGTCGATCCAGTCGGCCAGCTCCGGGTCGCTCATCGCCGCCTGGGAGACCACCGCCGTGCGGGCCACCTTCCCGTTACCGGGCAGGTTGTCGCAGCTCATCACCGTGAACGGCGGGGTTCCGTCCGCCCGACGCCGCCGCAGCGCCTCGACGATGTATCCGAAGGCCGTCGTCGGTTCACCCGGGTGGGTGGCGTCGTGGACGGCCCCGGGGCTGAAGGTGCGGAACTCGCCGGTGACGTCATCGACGTTGTAGCCGCCCTCGGTGATCGTCAACGAGACGATCCGGGTGGTGGGCCTGCTCATGAGGGCCAGAACGGCCTCGGGGTCGTCGGGGGCGAGGCGGTAGTCGTGAATGGAGCCGATGACCACCGGGTCGCGCAGCCCACCGGGGTGCTTGCGGATGAGGGTGTAGAGGTGGCCCTGGCTCTCCAGCGCGTCGCGCATCCGTGCGTCCCCGGGCAGCAGGCCGACACCGCAGATCCCCCACTCCAGGCAGGATCCCCCCGGTTTGATGGGCTCAGCGCCGTCTCGGGGGCCGGCCCCGGCGCGCCTGCGCATGAGCCTGTCGAGGTAGACGGCCTCGTGGGCACGGTGAAAGCCACCCACGCCGATGTGGACGATCCCAGTGATCATGGCGGAGCGGTCATAGTCGGGGGCCAGGGGCGACTCAGTCAGTGAGGTGGTCAAGAAGAGGTCCTTTCCATGCTGCCACCAGTCACTTCCAGTCAACTCCGCCTTCATGGAAAACCGGTGTGCGCCGGCCCCAGGCGACCTCATCGGCCCGTCCCGGTGCCCGCCTCACTTCCGCAGGAATCCTTGTGGGAGAAGAGAAACCGCAGAAGAGCTCCGCGTCGCCCGGGCGGTGTGCCATCGGGCGACGCGGAGTGCGGGTGGG
Coding sequences within it:
- a CDS encoding OmpA family protein, which gives rise to MSGHRLTVEVSPLVRIDDSTTALSMVLSRAADDANGSDFSFGTVMGYINFAGDWRYGVTSTRLIDTVKGRAWTSVSTMSKERLDIKPGQSVTTYVAFGAVDSDSVTVLVPQTGFVTVDVISRDEVSRTGIDLKAMETAVKDDKPVTEQAAASPIEINSRTVDGSLGARTGGKDVTIVMASDVTFAPDSADLAAAAEAQLQTVAGQIAQYPDGGTLTIVGHTDDVQDDAYNQALSEKRANTVKTRLGQLTGLDKWNPSVAGKGESEPRVSGTTDEARAANRRVEITLTPTGGTGSSTKRGGLGNGAGSATPSAQASSGGASLPEAKGPVGKGTEGVTVKRSDGSGWLTISLDHVTRAGGYLLGEVKVVAVDGDTSASDWFHDIDSGGIFSNSRNEDSASVQYTLSSACDGLAVVAGGMQILPADYVPGGKDTHWPLAEFNLAEKLQAGTAMTVAVVWPDPGGDTITVDHQSIKKGNGSYAYRLTDIPVKDS
- a CDS encoding mannitol dehydrogenase family protein, which produces MKAELTGSDWWQHGKDLFLTTSLTESPLAPDYDRSAMITGIVHIGVGGFHRAHEAVYLDRLMRRRAGAGPRDGAEPIKPGGSCLEWGICGVGLLPGDARMRDALESQGHLYTLIRKHPGGLRDPVVIGSIHDYRLAPDDPEAVLALMSRPTTRIVSLTITEGGYNVDDVTGEFRTFSPGAVHDATHPGEPTTAFGYIVEALRRRRADGTPPFTVMSCDNLPGNGKVARTAVVSQAAMSDPELADWIDGSVAFPSCMVDRITPQTTLADIDELRRGLDIEDAWPVVCEPFTQWVIEDDFPAGRPPWEEVGVQMVDDVVPYELMKLRLLNASHQGLAHWGRLLGMEYAHEAAADADIATWVRAYLEREARATLRSVPGIDLDEYVDTLFWRFTNEAIADTLFRLAQDASSRMPKFVLGTVRDNLTAGGPIRLGAAMVAAWALGEEGVDENGEEIVIDDPLAEELLPLAAAQKAGHETAFISHEGVFGDLATDERFRRAFVEELDALRRDGARERLQALAGHTRVA